Proteins encoded together in one uncultured Desulfosarcina sp. window:
- the fliJ gene encoding flagellar export protein FliJ: MYTFNLQTVLDHRQFIEDNLKKELAEIKQQVAKVRQQLDTTKRKEMDTAQALKEEQSKGLSSDGVLAYHSYLNRLADRIERQKNTLEKLVEDESEKQNELLEAMKRRQILEKLKEQGLDRYNRAILKKEMELIDELAVNRFARKMINANGESE, from the coding sequence ATGTACACTTTCAACCTGCAAACCGTTTTGGATCATCGGCAATTTATCGAAGACAACCTGAAAAAGGAACTCGCCGAAATCAAACAGCAGGTGGCAAAGGTCCGGCAGCAACTGGACACGACGAAAAGGAAAGAGATGGATACCGCTCAAGCGTTGAAAGAAGAACAGTCCAAAGGCCTTTCCAGCGACGGGGTGCTCGCCTATCATTCTTACCTGAATCGGCTGGCCGATCGCATCGAACGCCAGAAAAACACGCTCGAAAAGCTTGTTGAGGACGAATCCGAAAAACAAAACGAGCTTCTCGAAGCCATGAAGCGGCGTCAGATTCTGGAAAAGCTCAAGGAGCAGGGGTTGGATCGCTACAATCGGGCCATATTGAAAAAGGAAATGGAACTAATCGATGAACTCGCGGTGAACCGTTTTGCCCGAAAAATGATTAATGCCAACGGAGAGAGCGAATGA